Proteins found in one Sardina pilchardus chromosome 3, fSarPil1.1, whole genome shotgun sequence genomic segment:
- the grap2a gene encoding GRB2-related adapter protein 2a isoform X2, which translates to MEARGKYDFNGTAEDELSFRKGDILKILGAQDDWFKAELHGHEGFVPKNYVDRQTPSWFQENASRGAAEEILMDRDMGGFLIRGSQSTPGAFSISVRHESDVQHFKIMRENKAKYHIWNVKFNSLNELVEYYRRNSISKNSEIYLNDGSRDDSKPSAPQPAKRGSADGYYPGGYGGSPQPTQQRRASDQSHTQQRVPTQVRAIYDFTAEEDDELGFKAGDVIEVLDCSDSSWYRGRLRGRVGLFPANYTFPL; encoded by the exons ATGGAGGCCAGAGGAAAGTACGACTTCAATGGCACAGCTGAGGACGAGCTCAGTTTCCGGAAAGGGGACATCCTAAAG aTCCTGGGTGCCCAAGACGACTGGTTTAAAGCAGAGCTTCACGGCCACGAAGGCTTCGTGCCCAAAAACTATGTCGACAGACAGACTCCCAG CTGGTTCCAGGAGAACGCCAGTCGCGGCGCGGCCGAGGAGATTCTGATGGACCGAGACATGGGCGGCTTCCTGATCCGCGGCAGCCAGAGCACCCCTGGAGCCTTCTCCATCTCCGTCCG GCACGAGAGTGACGTCCAGCATTTCAAAATCATGAGGGAGAACAAGGCCAAGTACCACATCTGGAACGTGAAGTTCAACTCCCTGAACGAGCTGGTGGAGTACTACAGGAGAAACAGCATCTCCAAAAACAGCGAGATCTACCTGAACGACGGCAGCAGAGACGACTCCAAGCCATCTGCTCCACAGCCG GCAAAGAGAGGCTCGGCGGACGGCTACTACCCTGGAGGCTACGGAGGGTCACCGCAGCCCACCCAGCAGCGGAGGGCGTCcgatcagtcacacacacagcag CGAGTGCCAACCCAGGTGAGGGCAATCTACGACTTCACTGCTGAGGAGGACGATGAGTTAGGCTTCAAGGCCGGAGACGTTATCGAGGTCCTGGACTGCAGTGACTCTTCCTGGTACAGGGGACGTTTGCGTGGCAGAGTTGGCCTTTTTCCAGCCAATTACACATTCCCTCTTTGA
- the grap2a gene encoding GRB2-related adapter protein 2a isoform X1 — MEARGKYDFNGTAEDELSFRKGDILKILGAQDDWFKAELHGHEGFVPKNYVDRQTPSWFQENASRGAAEEILMDRDMGGFLIRGSQSTPGAFSISVRHESDVQHFKIMRENKAKYHIWNVKFNSLNELVEYYRRNSISKNSEIYLNDGSRDDSKPSAPQPAKRGSADGYYPGGYGGSPQPTQQRRASDQSHTQQNKRPSVEERSNTLGSVSKSITQNSNQPGRRISDPPVTQRVPTQVRAIYDFTAEEDDELGFKAGDVIEVLDCSDSSWYRGRLRGRVGLFPANYTFPL, encoded by the exons ATGGAGGCCAGAGGAAAGTACGACTTCAATGGCACAGCTGAGGACGAGCTCAGTTTCCGGAAAGGGGACATCCTAAAG aTCCTGGGTGCCCAAGACGACTGGTTTAAAGCAGAGCTTCACGGCCACGAAGGCTTCGTGCCCAAAAACTATGTCGACAGACAGACTCCCAG CTGGTTCCAGGAGAACGCCAGTCGCGGCGCGGCCGAGGAGATTCTGATGGACCGAGACATGGGCGGCTTCCTGATCCGCGGCAGCCAGAGCACCCCTGGAGCCTTCTCCATCTCCGTCCG GCACGAGAGTGACGTCCAGCATTTCAAAATCATGAGGGAGAACAAGGCCAAGTACCACATCTGGAACGTGAAGTTCAACTCCCTGAACGAGCTGGTGGAGTACTACAGGAGAAACAGCATCTCCAAAAACAGCGAGATCTACCTGAACGACGGCAGCAGAGACGACTCCAAGCCATCTGCTCCACAGCCG GCAAAGAGAGGCTCGGCGGACGGCTACTACCCTGGAGGCTACGGAGGGTCACCGCAGCCCACCCAGCAGCGGAGGGCGTCcgatcagtcacacacacagcag aaCAAGAGGCCCAGTGTGGAGGAGAGGTCTAACACATTGGGCTCCGTGTCGAAGAGCATCACTCAAAACAGCAATCAGCCAGGCAGACGGATATCAGATCCTCCCGTCACCCAG CGAGTGCCAACCCAGGTGAGGGCAATCTACGACTTCACTGCTGAGGAGGACGATGAGTTAGGCTTCAAGGCCGGAGACGTTATCGAGGTCCTGGACTGCAGTGACTCTTCCTGGTACAGGGGACGTTTGCGTGGCAGAGTTGGCCTTTTTCCAGCCAATTACACATTCCCTCTTTGA